In the genome of Amia ocellicauda isolate fAmiCal2 chromosome 3, fAmiCal2.hap1, whole genome shotgun sequence, one region contains:
- the hspa13 gene encoding heat shock 70 kDa protein 13 → MAGEMSILGSAVLALLLAGYLGQQYLPHPKPKVIGLDLGTTFCSVGVFHPGVGDVEVIGDEDGRKSLPSVVSFTASDINVGYDGQELADANPYNTIYDAKRFIGKLFKPEELAQESARYQFKVVYDNGSAEFSITTNRTFTVSPEFIGSRLLLKMRKMAERHLGVPISKAVISVPAEFDERQRNYTIRAANLAGLDILRVINEPTAAAMAYGLHKADVFNVLVVDLGGGTLDVSLLNKRGGMFLTRAMAGNNKLGGQDFNQRLLQHILERVQQQYGVLPSRKEDIHRLRQAVEQAKLNLTLQPSYLFSTALSLEPRGPQGEPQGVQFQEVITRELFEELNADLFQKILIPIEEVLREGQLAKAEVDEIVLVGGSTRIPRIRQIISEYFGKDPNTSVDPDLAVVTGVAIQAGIMGGSWPLQVSAIEIPNRHLQKTNFD, encoded by the exons GCTCGGCTGTCCTAGCTCTTTTGCTGGCTGGTTATTTGGGTCAACAGTACTTGCCTCACCCTAAGCCCAAAGTCATCGGTCTGGACCTGGGCACCACCTTCTGCTCTGTGGGGGTCTTCCATCCCGGCGTGGGGGATGTGGAGGTGATTGGTGATGAGGACGGGAGGAAGAGCCTCCCAAGTGTGGTGTCCTTCACTGCCTCTGACATCAACGTGGGCTATGATGGACAGGAACTGGCCGACGCCAATCCTTACAACACCATCTACGATGCCAAAAGATTCATAGGGAAGCTTTTTAAACCCGAAGAGTTGGCTCAGGAAAGTGCCAGATACCAGTTTAAG GTTGTATATGACAACGGGAGTGCAGAGTTTTCAATAACGACCAATCGGACGTTCACTGTCAGCCCGGAGTTCATTGGCTCCCGCCTCCTCCTGAAAATGAGGAAGATGGCAGAGAGGCACCTGGGAGTGCCTATCTCCAAGGCCGTCATCTCTGTGCCGGCGGAGTTCGACGAGAGACAAAGAAACTACACAATCAGGGCAGCCAATCTGGCAG GTCTGGACATCCTGCGGGTGATCAATGAGCCGACGGCAGCAGCTATGGCCTATGGGCTGCACAAGGCGGACGTCTTCAATGTGCTGGTGGTCGACCTGGGGGGAGGAACCTTGGATGTCTCCTTATTGAACAAACGGGGAGGCATGTTTCTAACCAGGGCCATGGCAG GGAATAATAAGCTGGGGGGCCAGGACTTCAACCAGCGGCTTCTGCAGCACATATTGGAGCGAGTCCAACAGCAGTACGGGGTCCTTCCCTCGCGCAAGGAAGACATCCACCGTCTGCGGCAGGCCGTGGAGCAGGCCAAGCTCAATCTGACCCTCCAGCCCAGCTACTTGTTCAGCACTGCCCTGAGCCTGGAGCCGCGGGGGCCCCAGGGGGAGCCCCAGGGCGTGCAGTTCCAGGAGGTGATCACCAGAGAGCTGTTCGAGGAGCTGAACGCCGACCTCTTCCAGAAAATCCTCATTCCAATCGAGGAGGTGCTGAGGGAGGGCCAGCTGGCCAAGGCGGAGGTGGACGAGATCGTGTTGGTTGGCGGATCAACGAGGATCCCCCGCATTCGCCAGATCATCAGCGAGTATTTCGGGAAGGACCCAAACACCTCCGTGGACCCGGATCTGGCGGTGGTGACTGGCGTGGCCATCCAGGCAGGGATCATGGGTGGCTCCTGGCCTTTGCAGGTCAGCGCTATCGAGATTCCCAACAGGCACTTACAGAAGACGAACTTCGATTGA